From the genome of Oryza glaberrima chromosome 1, OglaRS2, whole genome shotgun sequence:
gcggcggaggtgtgTCCAGGTACAAGGCCATGACCCCGCCTTCGCtgccgctctcgccgccgccggtgtcgcCGTCGTCCTTCTTCAACAGCCCGATCGGCATGAACCAGGCCGACTTCCTCGGCTCGCCGGTGCTCCTGACCTCCAGTGTAAGCACGCACGCGAATGGGCCGAGCTCCATTAATGGCCTAATGCCATGTCATTTCTGTACGGTTTTTCAGATGATAATGAGAAATTGAGAATTGAACCTTGCCGGTTTTCAGATCTtcccgtcgccgacgacgggcGCATTCGCGTCGCAGCACTTTGACTGGAggccggaggtggcggcggcgcagagcgcCGATCAAGGCGGCAAGGACGAGCAGAGGAATTCCTACTCCGACTTCTCGTTTCAGACGGCGCCTGCGAGCGAGGAGGCCGCGCGAACGACGACTTTCCAGCCACCGGTCCCACCGGCCCCACTGGTGAGTGAGAGCAACCATAACGTCAGCTGTTACCCTTTTTGGAGGGGTCCTTCGCTGACTTTGTCCAAAAGAAACTACTCCTAGCATCTTTCTTTCTTACTCCTAGCTAAGGCATTTTCACTATTTcagtttgcaaattgcaatagtCAAAACCCAAATTATAGAAGTAGCCTCTAAACAATAACCTTTTCTGACAGGGGGACGAGGCATACAGaagtcagcagcagcagcagccatgggGCTACCAGCAGCAGCCTGCAGGCATGGACGCGGGTGCCAACGCGGCGAGCTTCGGTGCGGCGCCGTTCCAGGCGACCTCGTCGGAGATGGCGCCACAGGtgcagggtggcggcgggtacaGCCAGCCGCAGTCGCAGAGGCGGTCGTCGGACGACGGCTACAACTGGCGCAAGTACGGGCAGAAGCAGGTGAAGGGGAGCGAGAACCCCCGCAGCTACTACAAGTGCACCTTCCCGAACTGCCCGACCAAGAAGAAGGTGGAGCGGTCGCTCGACGGCCAGATCACCGAGATCGTGTACAAGGGCACGCACAACCACGCCAAGCCGCAGAACACGCGCAGGAACTccggctcgtcggcggcgcagGTCCTGCAGAGCGGCGGCGACATGTCGGAGCATTCCTTCGGGGGCATGTCCGGCACAGCGGCGACGCCCGAGAACTCGTCGGCGTCGTTCGGTGACGACGAGATCGGAGTTGGCTCCCCTCGGgccgggaacggcggcggcgacgagttcgacgacgacgagccggaTTCCAAGAGATGGTGAGTGCCCTGTTCCCAAACCTCTTCGCGCCAAATTATGTTTGTTGAGATAAAACAGTGAACTGAACATGTTCACCATAATATCAGGAGGAAAGACGGTGACGGCGAGGGGATCTCCATGGCTGGCAACCGGACGGTGCGGGAACCGAGGGTGGTCGTCCAAACCATGAGCGACATCGACATCCTCGACGACGGCTACCGCTGGAGAAAGTACGGCCAGAAGGTGGTGAAGGGCAACCCGAACCCAAGGTAAATAAAGAACCCAAAAAGTCCATTTTTCAGTTCGTCTACTGGTGTGATCGCGCGTGTGTATCTCTCGTACTTGTACTTATCGTGCGTGCTGCTTTCGTGTCTGCAGGAGCTACTACAAGTGCACCACGGCCGGTTGCCCCGTGCGGAAGCACGTGGAGCGCGCGTCCCACGACCTGCGCGCCGTGATCACCACCTACGAGGGGAAGCACAACCACGACGTGCCCGCCGCGCGGGGGAGCGCCGCGCTCtaccgccccgcgccgccggcggcggccgccaccagCAGCCACCCGTACCTGCCGAACCAGCCGCCGCCCATGTCCTACCAGCAGCCCACGGGGCCACAGCCGTACGCGCTGAGGCCCGACGGGTTCGGCGGCCAGGGACCGTTCGGCGGCGTGGTCGGCGGGAGCAGCTTCGGCGGCTTCTCCGGGTTCGACGACGCCAGGGGCTCGTACATGAgccagcaccagcagcagcagaggcagaACGACGCGATGCACGCCTCGAGAGCCAAGGAAGAGCCCGGAGACGACATGTTCTTCCAGAACTCGCTCTACTGACTGAAAGAATCGTCGTCGTAGGAATCTCAAAGACATGACACGACGGAAATTGTAGTTTAGGGGGGTTTTGTACTTGTACGTACCTAGGATATACTGTAGTCTTTGATacatttgtttatttgtttggaGGGCCCAGGAATGCAGATGGCTGCAGAAAAGGGTACCGTCCCTTAACACTGGAGATGGGAGGAAAGGATGTACTCCTGTAGGATACACAGCAAATTTTGctctgtaatttttttcacataGAAAAATGTTGtatacaattttaattttttacatcATCAAAGATTCATATCCTCTAAATGTAATTTACTAGGGggaaataaatatatatgtgtgtatttaAGCAATACCAGACCGATCAGTGCTGCAACTGTACATACTGATTGAATCAAATCGGTTTCCGGCAGCCCTTCCTAAAAAGGACTGAGTAAGCACAATCAAATTTCTTCCTGTCGGGTTCTGACGTGTTCAGTTTCATCAGCATAGCCTGGAAAACTTTCAAGCCTCCTTGCGTGGCTACACGCCAACAGTTCAAAACACCTCATCAGATACACGCGTTGCCGAGAGACGACAGATGTGCACGACTACTACTAATGGACAGGGAACAGCAAAACTGAGTTAGAACTAGTCAGCAAAGAAAAGCAATCGAGTTTAGCAGCCACACAGCGCAAGTATTTGGCCGTGGATCTTGACCATGGTTCTCACATACCTAACGAGCTGAACGTCATTTGACCGTGTCCCCGAAACCAAATGAAACGGCAGaggtccaaagtccaaaccacGCAGAGCAAGTCAGCTCCCGCGCCATCGGGTACAGCAGTAATAAACCAAGCGCGAATTACCCCGTTCGTGTTACGTAACCGAGGCCAAACACATGCCCGCCCGCCACCACACGAGCTGAGCACGTAAAACCCAGGCCGATCTACCGGACGTCCACGAGCCCGAACGCGGTCAAAGACACACAATTGTGTGCGTGTTTGCCCGCATCGCTCGTGTTACGCGGGATGGCTCGCGTCAGCGAGAGCGAGCTCGCGGAGGGATCGCGGACGAGATGGTTTTGGCCGAGCAAGAGAGAAGGCCGGGCCGCGCTCTTGTAGATGagatggcagcagcagcgggacGGCACGGCGCGCGGGACCGAATCAAACGGAGGCAGGGGTCGCTGCACCTCTCCCCATCGGGCATCGGCGCGGCGTCTTTTGCACTTTTTTTGTCTTTGCGCCTCCAGATGGACGCGGACCACTTCCGGGCGACGTTGATGCGTTCAGGTTCGGGGCCGGGCGAGGCGGATGGATATGGTCATATGGATATGGATGCACCGGCACGAAGATGGCTACTTGCCAAATTGGTGTCGGGTGTTCGCGTTGGAGCTCAGCTGCTGAGATAACCTGCTACGTGTGCAGGGCAATTCGCGCAGTCACGCACCCGTTGTGGCCGTATGTGACGCGCACGCCGGACCGGCTTGCTCTGGTAGTAGAGCAAATGAGCGATGGACGTGTCTTACAGTGGACTTTACTGGTGGGCAATCTAAATTAAGGCGCAGTTCACGGTGGAGGCTATGCCAACTTTATGGAGAATTGGAGATCATGAATATTACATAATCACGCTTGCTTATTTGACTAGAGATAGATAATGGGTCGGATCCTCTTTAAGGGACTGCCTACACAACATTTGACAGATTTTCTAGGGTCCTATCATGCAGATTTTTTGTCCTTTAGATCTACATCTAACAACAGACAAAAATATACAGAAACAACACTAAAAAATCTGTCACACGGGCCACATGGATAATCTGAATCTCATATGGGCTCAAGTGGGCTCAAAATGGGCTCAAGCCCAAATATCAAAATTGAGcaataaagaaaacaaacaagCCCAAACAAATGCAAACATGCCCATAACCTGGAAACGAAAATTTATACACTAAAACACTAAAAGCCCAAATTATTTACCAGGCCCATTCAAAAGCCCAATTAGCAATATGACGAATTAAAGCCCAACTATTGCAATAAACCCAAATATTAGAAACGCAGACACACAAATagcacaaatcttaaagcaGGGAAAACACCAACTTGAGAGTCAAGAAAGCTCACACCCAAAAGCAAACAACACACGTGATAGTGTTCCCAGATCCAGAACTCAACAAACCAAGACATGGAGAATTAGAGAGAAATTGAGGGAGAAGAAATCAGGTAATACGCTATGGATCAAATCAAAGGAACAGAAACAAATCAACTCCACCAATCAGAAGAACAATTAAATTAGATGGATTTGAAAGGTACAATTCCTCTAACCTCTGAATCTTGATTTCAACAACATCTCAACCTCTTTGTTCTGAAGAAATTTGAAGTTTACACATCTCATAA
Proteins encoded in this window:
- the LOC127765538 gene encoding WRKY transcription factor WRKY24, with protein sequence MTTSSSGSVETSANSRPGTFSFASASFTDLLGGNAGAGGGGVSRYKAMTPPSLPLSPPPVSPSSFFNSPIGMNQADFLGSPVLLTSSIFPSPTTGAFASQHFDWRPEVAAAQSADQGGKDEQRNSYSDFSFQTAPASEEAARTTTFQPPVPPAPLGDEAYRSQQQQQPWGYQQQPAGMDAGANAASFGAAPFQATSSEMAPQVQGGGGYSQPQSQRRSSDDGYNWRKYGQKQVKGSENPRSYYKCTFPNCPTKKKVERSLDGQITEIVYKGTHNHAKPQNTRRNSGSSAAQVLQSGGDMSEHSFGGMSGTAATPENSSASFGDDEIGVGSPRAGNGGGDEFDDDEPDSKRWRKDGDGEGISMAGNRTVREPRVVVQTMSDIDILDDGYRWRKYGQKVVKGNPNPRSYYKCTTAGCPVRKHVERASHDLRAVITTYEGKHNHDVPAARGSAALYRPAPPAAAATSSHPYLPNQPPPMSYQQPTGPQPYALRPDGFGGQGPFGGVVGGSSFGGFSGFDDARGSYMSQHQQQQRQNDAMHASRAKEEPGDDMFFQNSLY